From a single Clostridia bacterium genomic region:
- a CDS encoding aldo/keto reductase has product MQYRKFGKLGFDVSILGFGCMRFPLMPGVDGSEPDTKRIDEAEAQRMVRFAIDNGVNYVDTAYPYHGGSSEIFVGKALKDGYREKVKLATKLPVWLLKTKEDFDKYLDEQLEKLQTDHIDFYLLHALGKERWNTVKELDVLGSLKKAIASGKVKHAGFSFHDDISFFRTILDSFDWGMCQIMFNYMEDKEWEKHISYAHTKGIAVVVMEPLLGGKLSNTPPVEVAKVWKESGYDRSPADWSFKWIFNHPEVTLALSGMSTMEQVVENLKIAGNSMPNALSEKELNAVNKVRELYTNLTKVKCTGCEYCLPCPNNVSIPQIFSYYNEAAAYNIQMESAKNYAGLKQSSKDASLCVECGKCEEACPQKLPIMRHLKEAHESLNG; this is encoded by the coding sequence ATGCAGTACAGAAAGTTTGGAAAACTGGGGTTTGATGTCTCTATACTGGGATTTGGCTGTATGAGGTTTCCACTAATGCCAGGAGTGGACGGCAGTGAGCCGGATACCAAAAGAATTGACGAAGCAGAAGCCCAAAGGATGGTCAGGTTTGCCATTGATAATGGAGTTAATTACGTAGATACCGCTTACCCTTACCACGGTGGCAGTAGTGAGATCTTTGTTGGAAAGGCTTTAAAGGATGGCTACCGTGAGAAGGTAAAGCTGGCTACAAAGCTGCCTGTATGGCTTTTAAAAACCAAAGAGGATTTTGATAAATACCTTGATGAGCAGCTGGAAAAGCTTCAGACAGACCATATAGATTTTTACCTGTTGCATGCTCTCGGTAAAGAAAGATGGAATACAGTAAAAGAACTTGATGTGCTTGGTTCCCTAAAGAAGGCCATAGCAAGCGGCAAAGTGAAGCATGCAGGTTTCTCCTTCCACGATGATATCAGTTTCTTTAGGACAATACTGGATTCCTTTGATTGGGGAATGTGCCAGATAATGTTCAACTATATGGAGGACAAAGAGTGGGAGAAGCACATAAGCTACGCACACACCAAAGGAATTGCAGTTGTTGTAATGGAGCCTCTCTTGGGCGGCAAGCTTTCTAACACTCCGCCTGTGGAAGTGGCAAAAGTCTGGAAGGAGTCCGGATATGACAGGAGCCCTGCTGACTGGTCATTCAAATGGATATTCAATCATCCCGAGGTAACTCTCGCCCTGAGCGGTATGAGCACTATGGAACAGGTGGTTGAAAACCTGAAGATAGCTGGAAACTCCATGCCTAATGCCTTAAGCGAAAAAGAACTCAATGCCGTTAATAAGGTAAGAGAACTTTACACCAACCTGACAAAAGTGAAATGCACAGGCTGCGAATACTGTCTGCCTTGCCCCAACAATGTGTCCATACCGCAGATTTTCTCTTACTACAACGAGGCCGCAGCTTACAACATTCAAATGGAGTCAGCGAAAAACTATGCAGGCTTGAAGCAGTCAAGCAAGGATGCATCTTTATGCGTGGAATGCGGCAAATGCGAAGAGGCATGCCCTCAAAAACTGCCGATAATGAGGCACCTTAAAGAAGCACATGAATCATTGAACGGATAA
- a CDS encoding TetR/AcrR family transcriptional regulator — protein sequence MKNSEQDRRTVKTRQAIHEALFSLMHEKRYNKITVQDIIDRANVGRSTFYSHFTTKDELFLSSTEHLLEMLNRYIMSYIENRGDKPRLIPVVELFEHIEENSRLIKGLIKADGAELFFNKVQSYWNKKIEEYFLSKLPEGKEPKVPIAILTNHISSTLINLLKWWVNNKMSYTPSQMDQYFQELINPCIDSIISDFPVKV from the coding sequence ATGAAAAATAGTGAACAGGACAGAAGAACAGTAAAAACCCGTCAAGCAATCCATGAAGCACTGTTTTCACTTATGCATGAAAAGCGATACAACAAAATTACCGTTCAGGATATAATTGACCGGGCAAATGTAGGACGATCAACCTTTTATTCACATTTTACCACCAAGGATGAATTGTTTTTGAGCAGTACTGAACATTTGTTGGAGATGCTTAACCGATATATTATGAGCTATATCGAAAATAGAGGGGATAAGCCTAGATTGATTCCGGTTGTCGAGCTTTTTGAGCATATAGAAGAAAACAGTCGCCTAATTAAAGGGTTGATTAAAGCAGATGGTGCAGAGCTATTCTTTAATAAGGTACAAAGCTATTGGAATAAAAAAATAGAAGAATATTTTCTTTCAAAGCTGCCTGAGGGTAAGGAACCCAAAGTCCCCATAGCGATTTTGACGAATCACATTTCAAGTACTTTGATCAACCTGCTCAAGTGGTGGGTTAATAATAAAATGTCATATACACCATCACAGATGGATCAATATTTTCAGGAATTAATAAACCCATGTATTGATTCAATAATTAGCGATTTTCCTGTGAAAGTGTGA
- a CDS encoding spore coat protein translates to MTNMVDSMKAIKKQIDDQTIANDMLMASKASTSGYFMAVLESSTPELRAMCRDAHNQTLDEYSALMELVVNRDWLKPYQPLEQQLAESYRQSEKVVTYHKG, encoded by the coding sequence ATGACAAACATGGTCGATTCGATGAAGGCTATTAAGAAACAGATAGATGATCAGACTATTGCCAATGATATGCTGATGGCCTCAAAAGCCTCTACCAGTGGATATTTTATGGCAGTGCTGGAGAGCTCCACTCCAGAGCTGAGAGCAATGTGCAGAGATGCTCACAACCAGACCTTGGATGAGTATTCAGCACTTATGGAATTAGTCGTAAACCGTGACTGGCTTAAGCCCTATCAACCACTAGAGCAACAACTAGCAGAGTCTTACAGGCAGTCAGAAAAGGTAGTGACCTATCACAAAGGATAA
- a CDS encoding ABC transporter ATP-binding protein, whose product MSKASKEQSLINLRDIKKTFITSAGTFDALKGISLTVDKGEFVSVIGKSGSGKSTLMNMISGIDKPSSGEILIGERIIHSMSENQVSKWRGINVGVIFQFFQLLPTLSVIENIMLPMDFCNTFHVSQRKERAFSLLKQVGIDDQAYKFPTALSGGQQQRVAIARALSNDPPIILADEPTGNLDTATANDVFSIFNELVRSGKTLIIVTHDQDIAGQCSRTIKLADGQII is encoded by the coding sequence ATGTCTAAGGCATCAAAAGAGCAATCATTGATAAATTTGCGTGACATCAAGAAAACCTTTATAACCTCCGCAGGTACCTTCGATGCCCTCAAAGGAATAAGCCTTACTGTTGATAAAGGAGAATTTGTATCTGTAATCGGAAAGTCGGGAAGCGGAAAATCTACGTTGATGAATATGATTTCAGGAATTGACAAACCCTCCTCCGGAGAAATCCTCATCGGAGAAAGAATTATCCACTCCATGAGTGAAAATCAGGTTTCTAAATGGCGTGGAATAAATGTAGGGGTTATATTTCAGTTTTTTCAGCTCCTCCCCACCTTGTCCGTTATTGAAAACATTATGCTCCCAATGGATTTCTGCAATACTTTCCACGTATCCCAACGAAAGGAGCGTGCATTTAGTTTGTTGAAGCAGGTTGGGATAGACGATCAGGCATATAAATTCCCCACTGCACTTTCAGGAGGGCAGCAGCAAAGGGTTGCAATAGCGCGAGCTCTATCCAATGACCCTCCTATTATCCTGGCAGACGAGCCTACCGGAAATCTCGATACAGCAACTGCGAACGATGTATTCAGCATCTTCAATGAATTGGTCCGTTCCGGTAAGACTTTGATTATCGTAACCCATGACCAGGATATAGCAGGCCAGTGCTCTCGTACAATAAAGCTAGCTGATGGTCAAATCATATGA
- a CDS encoding FtsX-like permease family protein, whose product MLSSRWHKLIGDLSVNKMRTVFVILAICIGVFGISVVANSYSILLREMDKNYMNTNPSSAVLWTDPLNDSYIQKIRDLPYIKDAEKRGKVIGRVQVGSNEWKDIWLFVINDFDDIRLDTFASEKGKAIPDSGEILLERKALSVAKAEINQSINVKIPDGNITTLKLAGTVHAPGLAPAWMEGYAYGYITSGTLKLLGGEPKNTELKIIVAEDGMNTKHIRDNVYLLKEYLEKDGIKVARIDIPRPGKHPHYDQMAILLFLMEIFGLLALILSGILVVNIITAIIDQQTRQIGIMKAIGASSLQISGLYQGMVLILAFAALLISIPAGVYAGRGYAWMAAEMLNFNIYSYSIPAYIFIIEFALGLLVPLLTAGIPIARGSGITVYEAIKDYGINQEKYSSSTTNRLPKILGFLPRPFLLSLRNTFRRKGRLIFTILVMAAGGTGFIVAMNIYASMYYTVDEKINSLSYDIQVTFDSAQPVSIIENAISEIPGAVKVEAWGGASASHVYKDGTTGNSFNIVAPPSSTKLMSAPPLYNGRWLEPNDKNAIVINQRLLTNEPDMRVGNEIILRINQRDTKWKVVGISKELLGQPAAYVNSEYLSQVLQKEGYARNAVIVTSKHSSSSQSEIAKLLEQKMAEKGMHVSSLIKIADYREAIENHLLFIATFLIMMSVLVVIVGGLGLAITISINTLERTREIGIMRAVGASTNSITGIVVTEGVIIGILSWFISMVLSWPLSRFVSYKFGMIFFEAPLEFAASISGFVIWLAIVILFAALASFYPSWKASQMPVRNALSYE is encoded by the coding sequence ATGCTTAGTTCCAGATGGCACAAATTGATTGGAGACCTTTCCGTCAATAAAATGCGCACAGTCTTTGTAATATTGGCTATATGTATTGGAGTTTTCGGGATTTCTGTGGTTGCAAACTCCTATTCCATTCTTCTGCGGGAAATGGACAAAAATTATATGAATACCAACCCTTCTTCAGCAGTATTATGGACTGACCCGCTAAATGATTCATATATTCAAAAAATCAGAGATTTACCATATATCAAGGATGCAGAAAAAAGAGGAAAGGTAATTGGCCGCGTGCAGGTCGGAAGTAATGAATGGAAAGATATTTGGCTCTTTGTCATCAATGATTTTGATGATATCAGACTGGATACCTTTGCATCTGAAAAAGGGAAAGCGATTCCGGATAGCGGTGAAATTCTCCTTGAACGTAAAGCCCTGTCAGTAGCCAAAGCGGAAATCAATCAATCTATAAATGTTAAAATACCTGATGGAAATATAACTACCTTGAAGCTTGCGGGTACAGTCCATGCACCAGGGTTGGCTCCTGCATGGATGGAAGGCTATGCTTACGGCTACATTACTTCCGGCACCTTGAAGCTTCTTGGAGGAGAGCCAAAGAATACAGAATTGAAGATTATTGTTGCTGAGGATGGAATGAATACGAAGCACATCCGTGATAACGTGTATTTACTTAAAGAGTATCTGGAGAAAGATGGTATCAAGGTTGCACGCATCGACATACCAAGACCGGGTAAGCACCCGCATTATGACCAGATGGCAATCCTCCTGTTTCTGATGGAAATATTCGGTTTACTCGCCCTAATATTAAGTGGTATCTTAGTTGTTAACATTATTACTGCCATAATTGATCAGCAAACTCGTCAGATTGGAATCATGAAGGCCATAGGTGCCAGCTCGCTTCAAATCTCAGGATTATATCAAGGAATGGTTTTGATTCTTGCCTTTGCTGCCTTGCTTATCAGCATACCAGCAGGGGTTTATGCTGGACGCGGTTATGCTTGGATGGCTGCTGAAATGTTAAATTTCAACATTTACAGTTATAGTATTCCAGCATATATCTTTATAATAGAATTTGCCTTAGGCCTACTTGTTCCGCTACTTACAGCAGGCATCCCCATTGCAAGGGGCAGCGGGATCACAGTTTATGAAGCAATAAAAGACTATGGCATAAACCAGGAGAAGTATAGCAGCAGCACAACGAATAGACTCCCTAAAATACTCGGTTTTCTCCCCCGCCCGTTTTTACTGTCTCTTCGCAATACCTTCAGACGCAAAGGGCGTTTGATATTCACCATTTTGGTCATGGCTGCTGGAGGAACCGGTTTTATTGTTGCGATGAATATTTATGCCTCTATGTACTACACGGTGGATGAAAAAATAAATTCACTTTCCTATGATATTCAGGTTACCTTCGATAGTGCACAGCCGGTGAGTATCATAGAAAATGCCATAAGTGAGATCCCTGGAGCAGTAAAGGTAGAAGCTTGGGGCGGTGCAAGTGCATCCCATGTTTATAAGGATGGTACTACCGGAAACAGCTTTAACATTGTTGCCCCTCCATCCTCCACGAAGCTTATGTCAGCACCTCCTCTATATAACGGCAGATGGCTTGAGCCTAATGATAAAAACGCAATTGTTATCAACCAGAGATTGCTGACTAATGAGCCAGATATGAGGGTAGGAAATGAAATAATCCTTAGAATTAACCAAAGGGATACAAAATGGAAGGTTGTAGGTATCTCCAAAGAGTTGCTGGGGCAGCCTGCAGCTTATGTGAATTCGGAATATCTTTCACAAGTACTCCAAAAGGAAGGCTATGCCAGGAATGCTGTGATCGTTACCAGTAAGCATAGTTCTTCCTCACAATCGGAGATTGCTAAACTGCTTGAGCAAAAAATGGCAGAAAAAGGCATGCATGTAAGCTCCCTCATAAAAATTGCAGATTACCGGGAAGCCATAGAAAATCATCTGCTTTTCATTGCCACCTTCCTGATTATGATGTCTGTGCTTGTAGTTATTGTAGGGGGCCTGGGATTGGCGATTACCATAAGCATCAACACCCTTGAGAGGACAAGAGAAATAGGTATTATGCGTGCAGTAGGTGCATCCACAAATTCCATCACAGGCATCGTTGTAACCGAGGGGGTAATCATCGGTATACTAAGCTGGTTTATTTCCATGGTATTGTCCTGGCCCCTTAGCAGATTCGTCAGCTACAAGTTTGGGATGATATTCTTTGAAGCACCACTAGAATTTGCCGCATCTATATCAGGATTTGTGATATGGCTTGCGATCGTCATCCTCTTCGCCGCATTGGCAAGCTTCTATCCCTCATGGAAGGCTTCACAGATGCCTGTAAGAAATGCTCTATCATATGAGTAA
- a CDS encoding ABC transporter ATP-binding protein, with amino-acid sequence MIELINVSKSYNGTVKAVDDLTLIVPEGQIVGFLGPNGAGKTTTIKVITGILNADSGSIIINGIDVKERPLDAKRQFGFVPDNPDMFLRLKGIEYLNFMADIYKVPGDLRGKRIQELSESFEMEAALNDQIQSYSHGMRQKIIIMGVLIHDPSVWILDEPMTGLDPKSSFTLKEMMKNHAATGKTVFFSTHVLEVAEKLCDRVAIVNKGKLLFYGTMDEIREHFKSNGSLEKIFLELTENE; translated from the coding sequence ATGATAGAGCTCATTAATGTCAGCAAATCTTATAACGGTACTGTAAAAGCGGTGGATGACCTTACGCTTATTGTCCCGGAGGGACAAATTGTAGGCTTTTTAGGCCCAAATGGAGCAGGAAAGACAACCACTATAAAGGTTATAACGGGGATACTGAATGCTGACAGTGGAAGCATAATAATAAATGGGATAGACGTAAAGGAAAGACCTCTTGACGCAAAAAGGCAGTTCGGCTTTGTGCCTGACAACCCTGACATGTTCCTGCGCCTAAAGGGGATTGAATATTTGAACTTTATGGCTGATATATATAAAGTGCCTGGTGATTTGAGAGGGAAAAGGATACAGGAGCTTTCGGAAAGCTTCGAAATGGAGGCTGCTCTTAATGATCAGATACAGAGCTACTCCCATGGAATGAGGCAGAAGATTATTATAATGGGGGTACTTATCCATGACCCGAGCGTATGGATACTGGATGAGCCGATGACCGGACTTGATCCGAAGTCATCCTTTACATTAAAGGAAATGATGAAGAATCATGCTGCCACCGGCAAGACTGTATTCTTCTCCACCCATGTGTTGGAGGTTGCTGAAAAGCTATGCGACAGGGTAGCCATCGTTAACAAGGGAAAGCTGCTGTTTTACGGTACTATGGACGAAATTAGAGAACATTTCAAGAGCAATGGATCTTTGGAAAAAATATTTTTGGAGTTGACGGAAAATGAGTAG
- a CDS encoding insulinase family protein: MHFNIGDNYHGFRLIEEKNVKETNSIVRLFQHEKSGARLFYMENEEDNKVFSVAFRTPPKDSTGLPHILEHSVLCGSRKFPTKEPFVELVKGSLNTFLNAFTFGDKTMYPVASRNNKDFENLMDVYLDSVFYPNIYKHEEILKQEGWHYELENTEDELKYKGVVYNEMKGALSSPESVLSRKMQETLFPDTPYGYESGGDPEVIPELTQEEFLAFHKRYYHPSNSYMFLYGKMDVLGRLKFIDEAYLKDFEAISVASAIPVQKAFDSMKRYELEYPISAQEDENDKTYLSLNYVTGLSTDSELYLAMEILEHILLSTPASPLKKALIEAGLGKDVFGKYDNSILQPVFSVVVKNSNVGVQDEFVKVVLETLRKLVRDGLDSQLVEAAVNLKEFQLREADFEGYPQGLIYNIKIMDSWLYDKDPIMHLRYEHIFEKIRAEMKNGYFEKLIEEYILKNNHSSMLVLKPKKGMSEAKDEETRNKLKSIKSQLTKEQLQQLVKSTKELRDWQNTPDTPEKLQLIPMLSIQDIAQKGEVLSQKVTEEAGIKVLAHHVFTNDIVYAGLLFDTTVVPQELLPYITLLSGILGKVSTEIHGYGDLSKEIDMYTGGIRFSSQVYGEKNDDNKYHPVFSVSGRALASKLPRMFELMREIITKTRFDDVKRIKEIIQENKSRIEMRISNEGYTIACKRLFSYFSAEGSYLETITGLTYYKFIADIEKNFESRIEEVKGNLQKLMALIFRKDGLVAGVTCEKDDYRSFAENLSLTLKELSAEKHPSVQYVFETKSLNEGLMTQGKVQYVAQGYNFIKLGYPYTGSLQVLRTISRYNYLWNRIRVQGGAYGAFSGFEKNGNMFMVSYRDPNLKETLKVYEEMHDYLKDFHIDEREMTKYIIGTVSKLDLPLTPFMKGERAIENYMRKITPEDLQKEREEILSTKQQDMRALSDMMLELMKRQSYCVLGSEMKIKENKELFGSLVDVFN, translated from the coding sequence ATGCATTTTAATATAGGTGATAATTATCACGGTTTTCGATTAATTGAAGAAAAGAATGTCAAGGAAACAAATTCCATAGTGAGGCTTTTCCAACATGAGAAGAGCGGAGCCAGACTCTTTTATATGGAGAATGAGGAGGATAACAAGGTATTTTCGGTTGCTTTCAGGACACCGCCCAAGGATAGTACAGGGCTGCCTCACATACTGGAGCATTCAGTACTTTGCGGTTCCAGAAAGTTTCCGACTAAAGAACCCTTTGTAGAGCTTGTGAAAGGTTCGCTTAATACCTTTCTAAATGCCTTCACTTTTGGAGACAAGACCATGTATCCGGTAGCAAGCAGGAATAACAAGGATTTTGAGAATCTGATGGATGTATATCTGGACTCTGTGTTCTATCCTAACATATATAAACATGAAGAGATACTGAAACAGGAGGGCTGGCACTATGAGCTGGAGAATACTGAGGATGAGCTGAAATACAAGGGCGTTGTATATAATGAAATGAAGGGAGCCCTGTCATCACCTGAGTCTGTGCTTTCTAGAAAGATGCAGGAGACTTTGTTCCCTGATACGCCATACGGCTATGAGTCGGGAGGCGACCCGGAGGTAATTCCGGAGTTAACTCAAGAGGAATTCCTTGCTTTTCATAAAAGGTATTATCACCCGTCAAACAGCTATATGTTCCTATATGGAAAAATGGATGTGCTCGGGCGCTTGAAGTTTATTGATGAAGCTTACCTTAAGGACTTCGAAGCAATTTCTGTAGCTTCTGCCATACCTGTGCAGAAGGCCTTTGATTCGATGAAGAGGTACGAATTGGAATATCCCATATCCGCACAGGAGGATGAAAATGATAAAACATATCTCAGCTTGAATTATGTGACAGGATTGTCCACAGATTCAGAGCTGTACCTGGCAATGGAGATATTGGAGCATATACTTCTGTCAACACCGGCTTCACCGCTTAAGAAAGCGCTGATAGAGGCCGGACTGGGCAAGGATGTTTTCGGTAAATATGACAACAGCATACTTCAGCCTGTTTTCAGCGTGGTGGTGAAGAACTCAAATGTAGGAGTTCAAGATGAGTTTGTAAAGGTAGTTCTAGAAACCTTGAGAAAGCTGGTTCGCGATGGGTTGGACAGTCAATTGGTGGAGGCAGCGGTCAATCTGAAGGAGTTCCAGCTGAGGGAAGCAGATTTTGAAGGCTATCCCCAAGGGCTTATATACAATATAAAAATCATGGACAGCTGGCTTTATGACAAGGATCCTATTATGCATCTGCGCTATGAGCATATATTTGAGAAAATAAGGGCTGAGATGAAGAACGGATATTTTGAGAAGCTTATAGAAGAGTATATTTTAAAAAATAACCACAGCTCGATGTTGGTGCTGAAACCTAAAAAAGGCATGTCAGAGGCCAAAGACGAGGAGACCCGGAATAAGCTTAAGAGCATTAAGTCCCAACTGACCAAGGAACAGCTGCAGCAGCTTGTAAAGTCGACCAAGGAGCTGAGGGATTGGCAGAATACCCCTGATACTCCTGAGAAGCTTCAGCTTATACCAATGCTTTCTATTCAGGATATCGCCCAGAAAGGCGAGGTGCTGTCCCAGAAGGTGACGGAGGAAGCGGGAATCAAGGTGCTTGCCCACCATGTATTTACTAATGACATAGTGTATGCGGGCCTTCTGTTCGATACAACTGTTGTGCCACAGGAGCTGCTGCCTTACATCACACTTTTATCAGGGATACTTGGCAAGGTCAGTACAGAAATCCATGGCTATGGAGATCTTTCAAAGGAAATTGACATGTATACAGGAGGCATCAGATTCAGCTCGCAGGTTTACGGGGAAAAGAATGATGACAATAAATATCATCCTGTATTCTCTGTAAGTGGCAGGGCTCTTGCAAGCAAGCTTCCAAGGATGTTTGAGCTTATGCGGGAGATAATAACCAAAACCAGGTTTGATGATGTGAAAAGAATCAAGGAAATCATACAGGAGAATAAGTCAAGGATTGAGATGAGGATATCCAATGAGGGATATACAATTGCCTGCAAAAGATTATTCTCATATTTCTCGGCGGAAGGCAGCTATCTTGAGACCATAACAGGGCTGACGTACTACAAGTTCATTGCTGATATAGAAAAGAACTTTGAAAGCAGAATAGAAGAAGTAAAGGGAAACCTCCAGAAGCTCATGGCGCTGATATTCAGGAAAGATGGTCTGGTTGCAGGGGTCACCTGTGAAAAGGATGATTATCGCAGCTTTGCTGAGAATTTAAGCCTGACGCTGAAGGAGTTAAGTGCGGAGAAGCATCCATCTGTGCAGTATGTATTTGAGACAAAGTCGCTGAATGAAGGGCTGATGACCCAGGGCAAGGTACAGTATGTAGCTCAGGGGTATAACTTCATTAAGTTGGGATATCCATACACAGGGAGCTTGCAGGTGCTCAGGACAATATCCAGGTACAACTATCTTTGGAACCGCATAAGGGTTCAGGGTGGAGCCTATGGTGCTTTTTCAGGCTTTGAGAAGAACGGCAATATGTTCATGGTCTCTTACAGAGACCCCAACCTGAAAGAGACATTAAAGGTCTATGAAGAAATGCATGACTACCTGAAGGATTTCCACATAGATGAAAGAGAAATGACCAAGTACATTATCGGAACAGTAAGCAAGCTGGATTTGCCTCTGACCCCCTTTATGAAGGGCGAGAGAGCTATTGAGAACTATATGAGGAAAATTACTCCCGAGGACCTGCAGAAGGAAAGGGAAGAAATCCTCAGTACAAAGCAGCAGGATATGAGAGCACTGTCTGACATGATGCTTGAACTTATGAAGAGGCAAAGCTACTGTGTCTTGGGAAGTGAAATGAAAATCAAGGAGAATAAAGAGCTGTTCGGCAGCTTGGTGGATGTTTTTAACTGA
- the hisC gene encoding histidinol-phosphate transaminase — MQVKYRKELDLIPVYVPGKPIDEVKRELGLDKVTKLASNENPFGFSPFVKEAVSKALEEANLYPDGNAILLKETIAQKFGISPEMILPTCGSDEMIDLIAKTFIEKGNEVVMADITFPRYSATSQMMGAVIKKVPLKNLAYDIKGFRNAINSNTRVVWLCNPNNPTGTIFSEKELIELLEAVSPETLVVYDEAYCEFASHPDFPKDSFKLLEKYKNLLLMRTLSKAYGLAGLRLGYTIGDPELISIINKIRNPFNVTLLTQAAAIAAINDDEFLAKVVANNNEGKKYIYEEFDKMGLEYTKTEANHIIFNSNQNSNIVFNALLKKGVIIRPVGGFTPETWLRVSLGTRSENREFIKALKEVLR; from the coding sequence ATGCAGGTAAAATACAGGAAGGAATTAGATCTCATTCCTGTGTATGTGCCCGGCAAACCTATTGATGAGGTTAAAAGGGAGTTAGGACTTGATAAAGTTACAAAGCTTGCGTCTAATGAGAATCCGTTTGGCTTTTCACCATTTGTAAAAGAAGCTGTCTCAAAGGCTCTTGAGGAAGCAAACCTTTACCCTGACGGCAATGCAATCCTGCTTAAGGAAACAATAGCACAGAAATTTGGCATTTCGCCCGAAATGATATTGCCCACATGCGGGTCTGATGAAATGATAGACCTCATTGCCAAAACCTTTATCGAGAAAGGCAATGAAGTAGTAATGGCGGACATCACCTTCCCGCGCTACTCTGCCACATCTCAGATGATGGGTGCAGTTATAAAGAAAGTTCCTTTGAAGAATCTGGCTTATGATATCAAGGGCTTTAGAAATGCAATAAACTCAAATACAAGAGTAGTGTGGCTTTGCAACCCAAACAACCCCACAGGCACAATCTTCAGCGAGAAGGAGCTTATAGAACTGTTAGAGGCTGTTTCTCCAGAAACTTTAGTAGTCTATGATGAAGCATACTGTGAATTCGCTTCACATCCTGATTTCCCAAAGGATAGCTTCAAATTATTAGAAAAATATAAGAATTTGCTGCTTATGAGAACGCTGTCAAAGGCATACGGTCTCGCAGGCCTGAGACTCGGCTATACAATAGGGGACCCGGAGCTGATTTCAATAATCAACAAGATAAGAAATCCCTTTAATGTTACGCTCCTAACCCAGGCTGCAGCTATTGCTGCTATTAATGATGATGAATTCCTTGCAAAAGTAGTAGCCAATAATAATGAAGGCAAGAAATACATATACGAAGAATTTGATAAAATGGGCTTGGAATATACAAAAACAGAAGCCAACCACATAATATTCAACTCCAATCAGAACAGCAATATTGTATTCAATGCACTCCTGAAAAAAGGAGTAATCATAAGACCTGTTGGAGGCTTCACTCCCGAAACCTGGCTTCGCGTAAGCCTTGGAACCAGGTCGGAAAACAGAGAATTCATAAAGGCACTTAAGGAAGTATTGAGATAG